The following proteins are encoded in a genomic region of Gossypium hirsutum isolate 1008001.06 chromosome D05, Gossypium_hirsutum_v2.1, whole genome shotgun sequence:
- the LOC107903433 gene encoding uncharacterized protein: MDSPQSVVSPLKNTVIAESGEKQKSNTEEAVLSKKDNNILGVLEVYVHQARDIHNICIYHKQDVYAKLCLTTDPQTTVSTKIINGGGRNPVFNDNLRLDVGNIDSCLKIEIFMMSRVKNYLEDQLLGFALIPLSEVILKNGKLEKEFSLSSTDLFHSPAGFVQLSLEYIGSSPDVMTIPNVVVDETVKDSETEELEKIEFPDPKIVNENQMMVSEYFGISCSNLDSKNSEMGVNVLDSIQVPELDSPPSSVSTNGVSLSSSESSDGASKEKTVDVGDGDSNLSGAKPVVSVNIEPEMKVVQQDIVDMYMKSMQQFTDSLAKMKLPLDIDSGPAKSENSNSSTTSDQKTPASKNSGNRVFYGSRAFF; the protein is encoded by the coding sequence ATGGATTCCCCACAATCAGTTGTGTCACCATTGAAGAACACAGTTATAGCTGAATCTGGTGAGAAGCAAAAATCCAACACAGAAGAAGCTGTTTTGTCCAAAAAAGACAACAACATCCTAGGTGTTCTTGAAGTTTATGTTCATCAAGCAAGGGACATTCATAACATCTGCATTTATCACAAACAAGATGTGTATGCTAAGCTTTGTCTCACCACTGATCCTCAAACCACTGTTTCCACCAAGATCATCAATGGTGGTGGAAGGAATCCGGTGTTCAACGACAACCTCCGTCTCGATGTTGGGAACATCGATTCGTGTCTTAAAATCGAGATATTCATGATGAGTAGAGTGAAGAATTATCTTGAAGATCAGTTATTGGGGTTTGCATTGATACCACTGTCTGAAGTAATACTCAAGAATGGGAAATTGGAGAAAGAGTTCTCCCTTTCTTCGACGGATTTGTTTCATTCGCCGGCTGGTTTCGTTCAATTGTCGCTCGAGTATATCGGATCATCTCCCGATGTAATGACTATtcctaatgttgttgttgatgaaaCCGTTAAGGATTCGGAAACGGAGGAGCTCGAAAAGATCGAGTTCCCGGATCCGAAAATCGTTAACGAGAACCAAATGATGGTGTCCGAGTACTTTGGGATCTCGTGTTCGAATTTGGACTCCAAGAATTCGGAAATGGGTGTTAATGTATTGGATTCAATCCAAGTCCCTGAGCTTGATTCTCCCCCAAGTAGTGTTTCCACCAATGGGGTTTCCCTTTCAAGCTCCGAGTCTTCCGATGGCGCTTCGAAAGAGAAAACCGTCGATGTGGGTGACGGTGACAGCAATTTATCCGGGGCGAAACCGGTTGTTTCCGTCAATATCGAGCCTGAAATGAAGGTGGTACAACAAGACATAGTGGATATGTATATGAAAAGCATGCAACAATTTACCGATTCCTTAGCTAAGATGAAATTGCCTTTGGACATCGATAGTGGACCGGCCAAATCGGAGAATTCGAATTCGAGTACTACATCCGATCAGAAGACACCGGC